A single window of Undibacterium sp. 5I1 DNA harbors:
- a CDS encoding putative bifunctional diguanylate cyclase/phosphodiesterase has protein sequence MNNSSLRLLLIDDDALDRQSVMRSLRQSAVVCEIVEATNAQSGLAFASEQHFDAILLDYRLPDQDGIEVLRLLRNGPFESVVILMLSGVDDELIAERCLQLGAQDFLLKTEVTGRGLIRSVRQARQRYVIENELKESREQLRQLSEHDQLTGLINRRGFELALETAVARVRRSKSNLAVLLLDLDDFKSVNDTLGHEAGDRLLIEIARRLGTVVRDSDILCRLGGDEFVVLMTNFEHEDQPALLADRIVVMLQCPISTGVTEQIITTSIGIALLDVSTNNGDDLLKFADVAMYQAKQDGRNQSRFYSASLQETVEFRSLMKNDLYKALEREEFLVFYQAQINSVDGSLGGMEALVRWQHPRFGLLSPIAFMSVAEETGLIVDIGNWVLRQSCQQLKEWQQRFPAKCSNLVVAVNLSAIQIKQIGLAKLVFDVLAESGLDAGNLELEITESALIRDPSSSVAVLSAIAEQGIHFSLDDFGTGYSSLDHLKLFPVTVLKIDKGFISTIGDSAKSERLLMAIIAFAKALEMKVVAEGVETKEQAAFCIRYGCDLLQGYYYSRPIPASEFEAAFLL, from the coding sequence ATGAATAATTCTTCGCTTCGCTTATTGTTAATTGATGACGATGCACTTGATCGTCAATCCGTGATGCGATCTTTGCGTCAGAGCGCCGTTGTCTGTGAGATCGTTGAGGCAACGAACGCGCAGAGCGGTTTAGCATTTGCTTCAGAGCAGCACTTTGACGCGATTTTGCTAGACTATCGCTTACCTGATCAGGACGGGATTGAGGTTCTTCGACTGCTGAGAAACGGGCCGTTTGAGAGCGTCGTCATCCTGATGCTCAGTGGGGTGGATGACGAACTTATCGCTGAACGTTGTTTGCAGTTAGGAGCGCAGGATTTTTTACTAAAGACCGAGGTTACAGGCAGAGGTTTGATCCGATCAGTACGACAAGCGAGGCAGCGCTATGTTATCGAAAATGAGTTGAAAGAAAGTCGTGAGCAATTACGGCAGTTATCAGAACATGATCAGCTCACAGGCCTGATCAATCGACGGGGATTTGAATTGGCGCTCGAAACCGCAGTAGCCAGGGTGCGGAGAAGTAAGAGTAATCTGGCAGTACTGTTACTCGACCTGGATGATTTCAAAAGTGTGAATGACACATTGGGGCACGAAGCTGGCGACAGATTATTGATCGAAATTGCGCGACGATTGGGAACTGTCGTCAGGGACAGTGATATTTTGTGTCGACTGGGAGGCGATGAGTTCGTCGTGTTGATGACCAATTTTGAGCATGAAGATCAGCCAGCATTGCTCGCCGACCGTATTGTAGTAATGCTGCAATGTCCGATATCAACGGGAGTGACTGAGCAGATTATTACGACGAGTATCGGTATTGCTTTACTCGATGTATCGACAAATAATGGCGATGATTTGCTCAAATTTGCCGATGTGGCGATGTATCAGGCTAAACAAGATGGACGTAATCAAAGTCGATTTTATTCGGCATCATTGCAAGAGACGGTCGAGTTTCGTAGTTTGATGAAAAATGACTTATATAAAGCCTTGGAGAGGGAGGAGTTTCTGGTCTTTTATCAGGCGCAAATTAATTCTGTTGATGGATCATTGGGTGGGATGGAGGCACTGGTACGCTGGCAGCATCCGCGTTTTGGTTTGTTATCACCGATTGCGTTTATGTCAGTCGCAGAAGAGACCGGTTTGATTGTCGATATTGGCAACTGGGTTTTGCGGCAGTCTTGTCAGCAGCTTAAAGAGTGGCAACAGCGATTTCCAGCTAAGTGTAGCAACTTAGTAGTTGCTGTTAATTTGTCGGCAATACAGATTAAGCAGATTGGACTGGCGAAACTTGTATTTGACGTGCTTGCCGAATCTGGCTTGGACGCAGGGAATTTAGAATTAGAAATTACTGAAAGTGCTTTAATCAGAGATCCTAGTTCATCCGTGGCGGTACTGTCTGCTATTGCGGAGCAAGGTATTCATTTCTCTCTGGATGATTTTGGAACCGGTTATTCCTCGCTGGATCATTTGAAGTTATTCCCCGTTACCGTTTTGAAAATTGATAAAGGCTTTATTTCTACAATTGGGGATAGTGCGAAGAGTGAGCGTCTGTTGATGGCGATTATTGCGTTTGCCAAAGCCTTGGAGATGAAAGTTGTCGCTGAAGGAGTCGAGACTAAAGAGCAGGCAGCTTTTTGTATTCGATATGGTTGCGACTTACTGCAGGGATACTATTATTCGCGGCCAATACCAGCAAGCGAGTTTGAAGCAGCATTTTTATTATAA